From one Pseudomonas sp. B21-048 genomic stretch:
- the yjiA gene encoding GTPase, giving the protein MSSPIPVTILSGFLGAGKTTLLRHLLKAEHGLKIAVIENEFSDSGIDTQLLGFDPVQVMTLSNGCVCCTIHTDLTKALYLLLERLDSGEIAFDRLVIECTGLADPAPVAQTFFIDEELRERYILDGIITLVDAAHADLHLTQTIAQAQIGFADRLLVSKRDLVDEPTFTALSERLTRINRRAPIRVVDHGKIDLAELLDVRGFNLNADLGGGVSLRPASKAPSIDRISSLVLRTDKPLDIDKLSEFMNELLEDHGKQLLRYKGVLNILGEPRRMVFQGVLKLYGFDWDTEWADAETRESVIVFIADDLPEEKIREGFARVAAE; this is encoded by the coding sequence TTGTCCTCTCCCATTCCAGTAACAATCCTCAGCGGCTTCCTCGGCGCCGGCAAAACCACGCTGCTGCGCCATCTGCTCAAAGCCGAGCACGGCCTGAAAATCGCCGTGATCGAAAACGAATTCAGCGACTCCGGTATCGATACCCAACTGTTGGGCTTTGATCCGGTGCAAGTGATGACGCTGTCCAACGGCTGCGTCTGTTGCACCATCCATACCGATTTGACCAAAGCGCTGTACCTCCTGCTTGAACGCCTGGACAGCGGCGAAATCGCCTTTGATCGTCTGGTCATCGAATGCACCGGTCTGGCCGACCCGGCCCCGGTGGCGCAAACCTTTTTCATCGACGAAGAACTGCGTGAGCGCTACATCCTCGACGGCATCATCACCCTGGTGGACGCCGCCCATGCTGACCTGCATCTGACCCAGACCATAGCCCAGGCGCAGATCGGTTTTGCCGACCGTTTGCTGGTGAGCAAGCGGGATCTGGTGGACGAGCCGACCTTCACGGCGTTGAGCGAACGTCTGACCCGAATCAACCGTCGCGCACCGATCCGTGTAGTCGACCACGGCAAGATCGACTTGGCAGAACTGCTCGACGTGCGCGGTTTCAATCTCAATGCCGATCTCGGCGGTGGGGTAAGTCTGCGTCCAGCGAGCAAGGCACCGTCCATCGACCGTATCTCCAGCCTGGTGTTGCGCACCGACAAGCCGCTGGATATCGATAAACTCAGCGAGTTCATGAACGAACTGCTGGAAGACCATGGCAAGCAATTGCTGCGCTACAAAGGTGTTTTGAACATCTTGGGCGAACCGCGGCGGATGGTGTTTCAGGGGGTCTTGAAGTTGTACGGATTCGATTGGGATACGGAATGGGCCGATGCTGAAACACGCGAAAGCGTAATCGTGTTCATTGCCGATGATTTGCCGGAAGAGAAAATTCGCGAGGGGTTTGCGCGGGTTGCGGCGGAGTAA
- a CDS encoding YbdD/YjiX family protein, producing MFNDLSRLGKYLGQAARLMVGMPDYDNYVEHMQTRHPDKPVMSYEMFFRERQEARYGGKGGPKCC from the coding sequence ATGTTCAATGACCTGAGTCGCCTCGGTAAATACCTCGGTCAGGCTGCGCGCCTGATGGTCGGCATGCCCGACTACGACAACTACGTCGAGCATATGCAAACCAGACACCCGGACAAACCGGTGATGAGCTACGAGATGTTCTTTCGCGAACGTCAGGAAGCCCGTTACGGTGGCAAGGGTGGGCCGAAGTGCTGTTGA
- a CDS encoding carbon starvation CstA family protein, with translation MKNNNSLLRHLPWLLLAILGACALGVVALRRGEAINALWIVVAAVAIYLVAYRYYSLFIANNVMQLDPRRATPAVLNNDGLDYVPTNKHILFGHHFAAIAGAGPLVGPVLAAQMGYLPGTLWLIAGVVLAGAVQDFMVLFMSTRRNGRSLGDMVREEMGRIPGTIALFGCFLIMIIILAVLALIVVKALAESPWGIFTVMATIPIAMFMGIYMRYIRPGRIGEISVIGVALLLGSIWLGGQIAADPVWAKAFSFTGIQITWMLIGYGFVAAVLPVWLILAPRDYLSTFLKIGTIVALAIGILITMPELKMPALTQFIDGTGPVWKGGLFPFLFITIACGAVSGFHALISSGTTPKLLDNEVNARYIGYGGMLMESFVAIMAMVAASVIEPGVYFAMNSPAAVVGGDVVAVAQAVSGWGFAITPEALQAVAKDIGETTILARAGGAPTLAVGIAQILHSVLPGENTMAFWYHFAILFEALFILTAVDAGTRAGRFMLQDLLGSFVPALKRTESWTANLIATAGCVAMWGYLLYQGVIDPLGGINTLWPLFGISNQMLAGIALMLATVVLIKMKRQRYVWVTLLPAVWLLICTTTAGFIKLFDANPAIGFLSLAKKYSDALANGQILAPAKSIEQMQHVIYNAYTNATLTALFLFVVFSILFYALKVGIAAWGTKERTDKESPFQAQPDA, from the coding sequence ATGAAAAATAATAATAGCCTGCTACGCCACTTACCCTGGCTGCTGCTGGCAATCCTGGGAGCGTGCGCCCTGGGCGTAGTGGCATTGCGCCGAGGCGAGGCGATCAACGCCTTGTGGATTGTGGTCGCCGCCGTGGCCATTTATCTGGTCGCGTACCGCTACTACAGCCTGTTCATCGCTAACAATGTGATGCAACTCGATCCGCGTCGGGCTACACCTGCTGTGCTCAACAATGACGGTCTGGACTACGTGCCGACCAACAAACACATCCTCTTCGGTCACCACTTCGCGGCCATCGCCGGCGCGGGGCCGCTGGTCGGTCCGGTATTGGCGGCGCAGATGGGCTACTTGCCCGGTACGCTGTGGCTGATTGCCGGGGTGGTGCTGGCCGGTGCGGTGCAGGACTTCATGGTGCTGTTCATGTCCACCCGCCGCAATGGCCGCTCCCTGGGCGACATGGTCCGTGAAGAAATGGGCCGCATCCCCGGGACCATCGCGCTGTTTGGCTGCTTCCTGATCATGATCATCATCCTCGCGGTGCTGGCGCTGATCGTGGTCAAGGCCCTGGCCGAAAGCCCGTGGGGGATTTTCACGGTGATGGCGACCATCCCGATCGCAATGTTCATGGGCATTTACATGCGCTACATCCGCCCGGGTCGCATCGGTGAAATCTCGGTAATCGGCGTGGCGTTGCTGCTGGGTTCGATCTGGCTGGGCGGGCAGATTGCCGCTGACCCGGTGTGGGCCAAAGCGTTCAGCTTCACCGGGATTCAGATCACCTGGATGCTGATCGGCTACGGTTTCGTCGCCGCAGTACTGCCGGTATGGCTGATCCTCGCCCCCCGCGATTACCTGTCGACCTTCCTCAAGATCGGCACCATCGTTGCGCTGGCGATCGGCATCCTGATCACCATGCCCGAGCTGAAAATGCCGGCATTGACCCAGTTCATCGATGGCACGGGACCGGTGTGGAAGGGCGGTCTGTTCCCGTTCCTGTTCATCACCATTGCCTGTGGCGCGGTGTCGGGTTTCCACGCACTGATATCCTCCGGCACCACGCCGAAGTTGCTGGATAACGAGGTTAACGCCCGTTACATCGGTTATGGCGGCATGCTGATGGAATCCTTCGTGGCGATCATGGCCATGGTGGCCGCTTCGGTGATCGAGCCAGGCGTGTACTTCGCCATGAACAGCCCGGCGGCGGTCGTCGGCGGTGACGTGGTGGCTGTGGCACAAGCTGTCAGCGGCTGGGGGTTCGCGATTACCCCGGAAGCGCTGCAAGCGGTGGCCAAGGATATCGGTGAAACCACCATCCTGGCCCGTGCCGGCGGTGCGCCGACCCTGGCGGTCGGTATCGCGCAGATCCTGCACAGTGTCCTGCCGGGTGAAAACACCATGGCGTTCTGGTACCACTTCGCAATCCTGTTCGAAGCGCTGTTCATCCTGACCGCGGTCGACGCCGGTACCCGTGCCGGGCGTTTCATGCTGCAGGACTTGCTCGGCTCCTTTGTGCCGGCGCTCAAACGCACCGAATCCTGGACCGCCAACCTGATCGCCACCGCCGGTTGTGTGGCGATGTGGGGTTACCTGCTGTACCAAGGCGTGATCGACCCGCTGGGCGGGATCAACACCTTGTGGCCGTTGTTCGGCATCTCCAACCAGATGCTGGCGGGTATCGCGCTGATGCTGGCAACCGTTGTGCTGATCAAAATGAAACGCCAACGCTATGTCTGGGTGACCCTGCTGCCAGCCGTGTGGTTGCTGATCTGCACCACCACCGCAGGCTTCATCAAGTTGTTCGACGCTAATCCGGCCATCGGCTTCCTGTCGCTGGCGAAGAAATACAGCGATGCGTTGGCCAATGGGCAAATCCTGGCTCCGGCCAAGAGCATCGAGCAGATGCAGCATGTAATCTATAACGCCTACACCAACGCAACGCTGACCGCGCTGTTCCTGTTCGTGGTGTTCAGCATCCTGTTCTATGCGCTCAAGGTCGGCATTGCCGCCTGGGGTACCAAAGAACGCACGGATAAAGAATCGCCGTTCCAGGCTCAGCCGGATGCGTAA
- a CDS encoding PilZ domain-containing protein: MSDHPADRRRFKRIAFDARTELSQGEFIWPVKLIDLSLKGLLIEKPEPWLGNPDWHFLVDIHLNEDVEIKMDVMLTHDDHGQLGFVCKHISLESIERLRRLIEFNLGDPQELERELGALIEI; encoded by the coding sequence ATGAGTGACCACCCTGCTGATCGCCGCCGCTTCAAACGTATTGCGTTCGATGCCCGAACCGAACTGAGCCAAGGGGAATTCATCTGGCCGGTGAAGTTGATTGACCTGTCACTCAAGGGGCTACTTATCGAGAAGCCCGAGCCATGGCTGGGTAATCCAGACTGGCATTTCCTGGTTGATATTCATCTTAACGAAGACGTAGAGATCAAGATGGATGTGATGTTGACCCACGATGACCATGGTCAACTCGGGTTTGTCTGCAAACACATCAGTCTGGAGTCCATTGAGCGCCTGCGGCGGTTGATCGAGTTCAATCTGGGGGATCCGCAAGAGCTGGAACGTGAACTGGGTGCACTGATCGAAATCTGA
- the radA gene encoding DNA repair protein RadA, producing the protein MAKAKRMYGCTECGSTFPKWAGQCGECGAWNTLTETMVESGGAAAPSGRTGWTGQQAQIKTLAEVSVEEIPRFSTASSELDRVLGGGLVDGSVVLIGGDPGIGKSTILLQTLCNLAKSMPALYVTGEESQQQVAMRARRLGLPQDQLRVMTETCIETIIATARQEKPKVMVIDSIQTIFTEQLQSAPGGVSQVRESAALLVRYAKQSGTAIFLVGHVTKEGALAGPRVLEHMVDTVLYFEGESDGRLRLLRAVKNRFGAVNELGVFGMTDKGLKEVSNPSAIFLTRAQEEVPGSVVMATWEGTRPMLVEVQALVDDSHLANPRRVTLGLDQNRLAMLLAVLHRHGGIPTHDQDVFLNVVGGVKVLETASDLALMAAVMSSLRNRPLPHDLLVFGEVGLSGEVRPVPSGQERLKEAAKHGFKRAIVPKGNAPKEAPLGLQIIAVTRLEQALDALFE; encoded by the coding sequence ATGGCCAAGGCCAAGCGCATGTACGGCTGCACCGAGTGCGGCTCAACCTTCCCCAAGTGGGCCGGCCAGTGCGGCGAGTGCGGAGCCTGGAACACCCTGACCGAAACCATGGTGGAGAGTGGCGGCGCTGCAGCTCCCAGTGGTCGCACCGGGTGGACCGGCCAGCAGGCGCAGATCAAAACCCTGGCCGAAGTCAGCGTTGAAGAGATTCCGCGGTTCTCCACGGCATCCAGCGAGCTGGATCGCGTTCTCGGCGGCGGCCTGGTGGATGGCTCCGTGGTGTTGATCGGTGGTGATCCCGGCATCGGCAAGTCGACCATTTTGTTGCAAACCTTGTGCAACCTCGCCAAGAGCATGCCGGCGCTGTATGTCACCGGCGAAGAGTCCCAGCAACAGGTGGCCATGCGCGCCCGGCGGCTGGGCTTGCCTCAGGATCAGCTGCGGGTAATGACCGAAACCTGCATCGAAACCATTATCGCCACGGCCCGGCAGGAAAAGCCCAAGGTGATGGTGATCGACTCGATTCAGACGATTTTCACCGAGCAGCTGCAATCGGCACCGGGTGGCGTCTCTCAGGTTCGCGAAAGTGCAGCATTGCTGGTGCGTTACGCCAAACAAAGCGGCACGGCGATTTTCCTCGTGGGCCATGTCACCAAAGAAGGCGCACTGGCCGGTCCCCGAGTGCTGGAGCACATGGTCGACACCGTTCTGTATTTCGAAGGCGAGTCCGATGGGCGCCTGCGTTTGTTGCGGGCGGTGAAAAACCGTTTCGGCGCGGTGAATGAATTGGGTGTGTTCGGCATGACCGACAAGGGCCTGAAAGAAGTCTCTAACCCGTCGGCGATTTTTCTGACCCGCGCTCAGGAAGAAGTCCCGGGCAGCGTGGTCATGGCAACGTGGGAAGGCACTCGGCCGATGCTGGTGGAAGTCCAGGCGTTGGTGGATGACAGTCATTTGGCCAACCCGCGCCGGGTAACGCTCGGTCTGGATCAGAATCGCTTGGCCATGTTGTTGGCGGTTTTGCATCGCCATGGCGGCATTCCGACTCACGATCAGGACGTATTCCTCAACGTGGTTGGCGGAGTGAAGGTACTGGAAACAGCATCTGACCTGGCGCTGATGGCGGCGGTCATGTCCAGTTTACGCAACCGGCCGCTGCCCCATGATCTGCTGGTGTTCGGCGAAGTCGGCTTGTCCGGTGAAGTGCGCCCGGTGCCGAGTGGCCAGGAACGTTTGAAAGAGGCGGCCAAGCACGGCTTCAAGCGCGCCATCGTGCCCAAGGGCAACGCGCCGAAAGAGGCGCCGTTGGGGTTGCAGATTATTGCCGTGACGCGCTTGGAACAGGCGCTCGACGCTCTATTCGAATAA
- a CDS encoding ankyrin repeat domain-containing protein, whose product MRFYLSVILACWSLSVFAGAEPQVSKAPEALKAQLQNYYFDAARRGDVPMLDTFIEAGYSLDTRDSKGYTALILAAYHGQSAAVERLLAAGADACAQDRRGNTALMGAIFKGEVQIAKTLLAANCNPDQRNGAGQTAAMYAGLFKRVELLDALKAKGADMNAEDPLGNSAARLAGGEIRTAAPR is encoded by the coding sequence ATGCGTTTTTATCTGTCTGTGATTCTGGCGTGCTGGTCGCTCAGTGTGTTCGCCGGGGCTGAACCGCAAGTATCAAAGGCCCCTGAAGCGCTGAAGGCGCAATTACAGAATTACTATTTTGATGCCGCTCGACGGGGTGATGTGCCCATGCTCGATACCTTCATCGAGGCCGGCTATTCCCTCGACACCCGCGACAGCAAGGGTTACACCGCACTGATTCTGGCCGCCTATCATGGCCAGAGCGCCGCAGTGGAACGTTTGCTCGCTGCCGGGGCGGACGCCTGTGCTCAGGATCGACGTGGCAATACGGCGTTGATGGGGGCGATCTTCAAAGGCGAAGTGCAGATTGCCAAGACCCTGCTGGCGGCCAATTGCAATCCCGACCAACGCAACGGTGCGGGACAGACCGCCGCGATGTATGCCGGCTTGTTCAAGCGCGTCGAGTTGCTGGACGCACTCAAGGCCAAAGGCGCGGACATGAACGCCGAAGATCCGCTGGGCAATAGTGCCGCGCGTCTGGCCGGCGGTGAAATCCGCACGGCGGCGCCGCGCTGA
- the katB gene encoding catalase KatB translates to MTTSLGFGAFPLHRTFGVLTVSLLSFSINAATLTRDNGAAVGDNQNSQTAGATGPVLLQDVQLIQKLQRFDRERIPERVVHARGTGAHGTFTVTDDLSDLTKAKVFAGGQSTPVFVRFSAVVHGNHSPETLRDPRGFATKFYTADGNWDLVGNNFPTFFIRDAIKFPDMVHAFKPDPRTNLDDDSRRFDFFSHVPEATRTLTELYSNSGTPASYREMDGNGVHAYKLVNAKGDVHYVKFHWKSLQGIKNLDPKEVAGVQGQDYSHMTNDLVSHINKGDFPKWDLYIQIVNPQDVSKFDFDPLDATKIWPGVPERKVGQMVLNRNPANVFQETEQVAMAPANLVPGIEPSEDRLLQGRVFSYADTQLYRLGANALQLPINAPKVAVNNGNQDGAMNIGTSSTGVNYQPSRLLSREEPQIARYSQSALSGSTQQAKIQREQNFKQAGDLYRSFNPKERQDLIDSFGGSLATTDDESKHIILSFLYKADPDYGTGVTKVAKGDLARVKALAAKLVD, encoded by the coding sequence ATGACAACTTCCCTTGGCTTCGGGGCTTTTCCCCTCCATCGTACGTTTGGCGTTTTGACCGTCAGCCTGCTGTCCTTCTCCATTAATGCTGCAACCTTGACCCGTGATAACGGTGCCGCTGTCGGCGACAATCAAAATTCGCAAACCGCTGGCGCGACCGGGCCGGTGCTGTTGCAAGACGTGCAACTGATCCAGAAACTCCAGCGTTTTGACCGTGAACGCATTCCCGAGCGCGTGGTGCATGCCCGTGGCACTGGCGCCCATGGCACGTTCACGGTGACCGACGATCTCAGTGACCTGACCAAGGCCAAGGTATTTGCCGGGGGCCAGAGCACGCCGGTCTTCGTGCGTTTTTCCGCTGTGGTCCATGGCAATCATTCGCCGGAAACCTTGCGTGATCCGCGCGGGTTCGCCACCAAGTTCTACACCGCAGACGGCAATTGGGACCTGGTCGGCAATAATTTCCCGACCTTCTTCATTCGTGACGCGATCAAGTTTCCGGACATGGTCCACGCCTTCAAGCCAGACCCGCGCACTAACCTTGACGACGATTCCCGTCGTTTCGACTTTTTCTCCCATGTTCCAGAAGCCACGCGTACCTTGACCGAGCTGTATTCCAACTCTGGCACGCCTGCCAGTTATCGGGAGATGGATGGCAACGGTGTGCATGCCTACAAGTTAGTTAATGCAAAAGGTGATGTGCACTATGTAAAGTTTCACTGGAAAAGTTTGCAGGGGATAAAAAATCTTGACCCTAAAGAGGTAGCGGGTGTTCAAGGTCAAGATTACAGTCATATGACAAATGACCTGGTGTCACATATTAACAAGGGTGACTTCCCGAAATGGGACTTGTACATCCAGATTGTAAATCCGCAAGACGTGTCCAAGTTTGATTTCGATCCATTGGACGCGACCAAGATCTGGCCAGGTGTGCCTGAACGAAAAGTTGGACAAATGGTGTTGAACCGTAATCCAGCGAATGTGTTCCAGGAAACCGAGCAAGTGGCCATGGCTCCGGCTAATTTAGTTCCGGGTATCGAACCTTCGGAAGATCGTTTATTGCAAGGACGAGTGTTCTCGTATGCCGACACCCAACTGTATCGTCTGGGGGCCAACGCTCTGCAGCTGCCGATCAACGCACCCAAAGTCGCCGTGAATAACGGTAATCAGGATGGCGCAATGAACATCGGCACCAGCAGCACGGGCGTGAATTACCAGCCAAGTCGCCTGCTGTCCCGCGAAGAACCGCAAATTGCGCGTTATAGCCAGTCGGCCCTGTCGGGCAGTACGCAGCAGGCGAAGATTCAGCGTGAGCAGAACTTCAAACAGGCCGGCGATCTGTATCGCTCGTTCAACCCGAAGGAACGTCAGGACCTGATCGACAGCTTCGGTGGCTCACTGGCCACCACCGATGACGAGAGCAAGCACATCATTCTGTCCTTCCTTTACAAGGCCGACCCGGATTACGGGACCGGGGTGACCAAAGTCGCCAAGGGTGATCTGGCTCGGGTCAAGGCGCTGGCGGCCAAACTGGTCGACTGA
- the mscL gene encoding large-conductance mechanosensitive channel protein MscL, protein MGVISEFKAFAVKGNVVDMAVGIIIGAAFGKIVSSFVGDVVMPPIGLLIGGVDFSDLAVTLKAANGDVPAVVLAYGKFIQSLIDFIIVAFAIFMGVKAINRLKREEAVAPTLPPVPTKEEELLEEIRDLLKAQNNRP, encoded by the coding sequence ATGGGCGTGATAAGTGAGTTCAAGGCCTTCGCGGTCAAAGGTAATGTGGTCGACATGGCCGTCGGTATCATCATCGGCGCAGCCTTCGGCAAAATCGTTTCTTCGTTTGTCGGTGACGTGGTAATGCCGCCAATCGGCTTGTTGATCGGTGGGGTGGACTTCAGTGACCTGGCCGTAACGCTCAAGGCTGCCAACGGGGATGTCCCGGCGGTGGTGCTGGCGTACGGTAAGTTCATCCAGAGTTTGATCGACTTCATCATCGTCGCCTTCGCGATCTTCATGGGCGTCAAGGCCATCAACCGTCTGAAACGCGAAGAGGCCGTTGCGCCAACCCTGCCGCCGGTTCCGACCAAGGAAGAAGAGCTGCTGGAAGAGATTCGCGATCTGCTCAAGGCCCAGAACAATCGGCCCTGA
- a CDS encoding ferredoxin--NADP reductase: protein MTASAEKFMRQTLFDVQTLTPNLFTLRTTRDPGFRFRAGQFARLGVTKADGSTVWRAYSMVSSPYDEFLEFFSIVVPGGEFTSELNRLEVGDTLLVDRQAFGYLTLDRFVDGRDLWLLSTGTGLAPFLSILQDFEVWERFERIILVYSVREARELAYQELIAGLAQRDYLAEYAHKLQFIATVTREQHPGALNGRITTLMESGELERTAGVALTAEHSRVMLCGNPQMIDDTRKLLKQRDMHLSLSRRPGQVAVENYW from the coding sequence ATGACCGCCAGTGCAGAAAAATTCATGCGCCAGACACTGTTTGACGTCCAGACTTTGACTCCAAACCTGTTCACCCTGCGAACCACCAGGGATCCGGGCTTTCGTTTTCGCGCAGGGCAATTCGCCCGGCTGGGCGTTACCAAGGCGGACGGCAGTACGGTGTGGCGGGCCTATTCGATGGTCTCGTCACCCTATGACGAGTTCCTGGAGTTCTTCTCCATTGTCGTGCCGGGAGGGGAGTTCACCAGTGAACTGAATCGGCTGGAAGTCGGCGATACGCTGCTGGTCGACCGGCAGGCCTTTGGTTATCTGACCCTGGATCGCTTCGTCGATGGCCGTGACCTCTGGTTGTTATCCACAGGCACCGGGCTGGCGCCTTTTTTGTCGATCTTGCAGGACTTCGAGGTTTGGGAAAGATTCGAACGAATCATCCTTGTCTACAGCGTGCGCGAAGCGCGGGAGCTGGCGTACCAGGAGCTGATCGCGGGGCTGGCGCAACGCGACTATCTGGCCGAATACGCGCACAAGCTGCAGTTCATCGCCACCGTCACCCGCGAGCAGCATCCGGGTGCCTTGAATGGGCGGATCACGACACTCATGGAAAGTGGCGAGCTAGAGCGCACGGCCGGTGTAGCGCTGACAGCCGAGCATTCGCGGGTAATGCTCTGCGGCAATCCACAGATGATCGATGACACGCGCAAGTTGCTCAAGCAACGGGACATGCACCTGAGCCTCAGTCGACGACCCGGCCAGGTGGCGGTGGAAAACTATTGGTAA
- a CDS encoding autoinducer binding domain-containing protein has protein sequence MKVWKESQLTQLSYAQKIETAYEISLSLVKTLGFNFCAFSITSQTRGIHRHTTSLNNYPIEWNTKYEQEHFSEVDPILAHCNHCELPILWQEEVFSKTPTLWQAQKQQGLRYGWSQSVHDQNGLCSMLSLARSHCPITTHDLYKNLGYAMFISRHLHGLVAKDLPTPPKPGAVHLSIREVEVLKYSADGKTACEIAIILNLSESTVNFHIRGAIRKFGVNNKIAAVIRAARAGVI, from the coding sequence ATGAAAGTGTGGAAGGAATCACAGTTAACGCAGCTTTCTTACGCTCAGAAAATAGAGACCGCGTATGAGATTTCTCTCAGTCTCGTTAAGACTCTCGGCTTTAATTTCTGTGCATTTTCAATAACATCCCAAACAAGAGGGATACATCGCCATACGACCAGCCTGAATAATTACCCCATCGAATGGAACACGAAATATGAACAAGAGCACTTCAGTGAAGTCGACCCGATACTAGCCCATTGCAATCATTGCGAATTACCGATTCTTTGGCAGGAAGAGGTCTTCTCCAAGACACCTACGTTGTGGCAAGCACAAAAACAGCAAGGTTTGCGCTATGGCTGGTCCCAATCCGTTCATGATCAGAACGGGCTCTGCAGCATGCTGAGCCTGGCCAGAAGCCACTGCCCGATTACTACGCATGATCTGTACAAAAATCTGGGCTATGCGATGTTCATTAGCCGTCACCTGCACGGGCTTGTTGCGAAAGATCTGCCTACCCCCCCGAAACCGGGCGCAGTGCATTTATCAATCCGAGAAGTCGAGGTATTGAAATATTCAGCCGACGGCAAGACAGCATGCGAGATCGCGATCATCCTCAACCTGAGTGAAAGCACGGTTAATTTCCATATACGGGGCGCCATCCGAAAATTCGGCGTTAACAACAAGATTGCGGCCGTGATCAGAGCCGCGAGAGCGGGCGTGATCTGA